One stretch of Thalassovita sp. DNA includes these proteins:
- the gap gene encoding type I glyceraldehyde-3-phosphate dehydrogenase, whose translation MTTKLAINGFGRIGRCVLRAWIESGRKDIEIVAINDLGPVATNAHLLQFDSVHGHLNADIVVEENALIVNGHRIRVTAERNPADLPWGDVDIALECTGIFTKREKAAAHLENGSNKVLISAPGDGADRTVVFGVNHQDLTAEDMVVSNASCTTNCLAPVAKVLDDAFGIETGYMTTVHAYTGDQPTLDTMHKDLYRARAAALSMIPTSTGAARAVSLVLPHLKGKLDGSAIRVPTPNVSVVDLTFMPKKGTTVEEVNAAIEAAASEGPLKGVLARNDLPLVSSDFNHNPHSSIFAADQTKVTDGGMVRVLSWYDNEWGFSNRMLDTAGAMAALG comes from the coding sequence ATGACCACGAAACTTGCCATCAACGGGTTTGGCCGCATCGGCCGCTGCGTGTTGCGCGCGTGGATCGAATCCGGGCGTAAGGACATTGAAATCGTTGCGATTAACGATCTGGGTCCGGTGGCCACCAACGCGCACCTGCTGCAGTTTGACAGTGTGCACGGCCATCTGAACGCTGACATTGTGGTGGAAGAGAACGCCCTGATCGTTAACGGTCACCGCATTCGTGTGACCGCCGAACGCAACCCTGCTGATCTGCCCTGGGGCGATGTCGACATCGCGCTGGAATGCACCGGCATCTTCACCAAACGGGAAAAGGCCGCGGCGCATCTGGAAAACGGTTCCAATAAGGTGCTGATCTCGGCCCCGGGTGACGGCGCCGACCGTACGGTGGTGTTTGGTGTGAACCATCAGGACCTGACCGCCGAGGATATGGTTGTTTCCAACGCCTCCTGCACCACCAACTGTCTGGCCCCGGTTGCTAAGGTTCTGGACGATGCCTTCGGCATCGAGACCGGTTACATGACCACCGTGCATGCCTACACCGGTGACCAGCCGACGCTGGACACCATGCACAAGGACCTCTACCGCGCGCGGGCTGCGGCGCTGTCGATGATCCCGACCTCCACCGGTGCGGCGCGCGCCGTGTCGCTGGTACTGCCGCATCTGAAGGGCAAGCTGGACGGCTCGGCCATCCGCGTGCCGACCCCGAATGTTTCGGTTGTTGACCTGACCTTCATGCCGAAGAAAGGGACCACTGTCGAAGAGGTGAACGCCGCGATTGAGGCCGCTGCCTCCGAAGGTCCGCTGAAGGGTGTGCTGGCCCGCAACGACCTGCCGCTGGTTTCCAGCGACTTCAACCACAACCCGCATTCGTCGATCTTCGCCGCGGATCAGACCAAGGTCACTGATGGTGGCATGGTGCGTGTCCTCAGCTGGTATGACAACGAATGGGGCTTCTCGAACCGGATGCTGGACACCGCAGGTGCGATGGCAGCGCTGGGCTAA
- a CDS encoding aldose epimerase family protein, with the protein MSTRHPFGTTPNGEVVERVPLQRAGVTAKVMTWGASLQDFRVEGIGHALVLGAPDFPPYLDEMRYFGAIVGPVANRIAKGRAPLGDRTLELERNENGITTLHGGDDGIGQANWRILSHSEASVTLMITQADGVGGLPGPITLKARYSLEEDSALLLEIEATAEQTTYCNPAHHSYWKLDTSPALHGTELQVMAETYLPLDDENIPLGAPAPVMGSGFDYRSAAPVLRPETEGLDHNFCLAGQGDMPLAAVVQTDKLRLEVATNEPGLQVYDGAGLNTGRGHHPHPYGANAGLALEPQHWPDAPNHPEYPSILLEPGQTYRQTSRFKISRI; encoded by the coding sequence ATGAGCACACGGCATCCCTTTGGCACCACCCCCAATGGTGAGGTGGTTGAACGCGTGCCCCTGCAACGCGCCGGTGTGACCGCAAAGGTGATGACCTGGGGCGCCAGCCTGCAGGATTTCCGTGTCGAAGGCATCGGCCATGCGCTGGTTCTGGGGGCGCCTGACTTCCCCCCCTACCTTGATGAAATGCGCTATTTCGGGGCCATTGTGGGCCCTGTTGCCAATCGGATCGCCAAAGGCCGCGCGCCGCTGGGCGATCGGACACTGGAGTTGGAACGCAACGAAAACGGCATCACCACGTTGCATGGCGGCGACGACGGCATTGGGCAGGCCAATTGGCGGATCCTGTCACATAGTGAGGCCAGCGTGACCTTGATGATCACCCAAGCCGATGGTGTGGGTGGGCTACCGGGACCAATCACCCTCAAGGCGCGCTACAGTCTGGAAGAGGACAGCGCCCTGCTGTTGGAAATTGAGGCAACCGCTGAGCAGACCACCTATTGCAACCCGGCCCATCACAGCTATTGGAAGCTGGACACATCCCCTGCGCTACACGGCACAGAACTGCAGGTCATGGCCGAAACCTACCTGCCGCTGGATGATGAAAACATCCCCCTTGGCGCCCCGGCGCCGGTGATGGGCAGCGGATTTGATTATCGCAGCGCAGCCCCTGTTTTGCGGCCCGAAACAGAAGGGCTCGACCACAACTTCTGCCTTGCGGGGCAAGGGGATATGCCGCTGGCGGCGGTCGTGCAGACGGATAAGTTGCGGCTGGAGGTAGCGACCAATGAGCCGGGTCTGCAGGTCTATGACGGCGCGGGTCTCAACACCGGGCGCGGTCATCATCCCCACCCTTACGGCGCCAATGCCGGCCTTGCGCTGGAGCCGCAGCACTGGCCCGATGCGCCGAACCATCCGGAGTATCCGTCAATCCTGTTGGAACCGGGACAGACCTACCGGCAGACCAGCCGCTTCAAAATCAGCAGGATCTAA
- a CDS encoding hydroxypyruvate isomerase family protein: protein MAKFSANLGFLWADLPLPAAIRAAHAAGFDAVECHFPYDVDPDEVRAALQDTGLPMMGLNTAPGDLDAGEFGLAALPHRQAAARAAIDQAIGYAVATNIANIHVMAGKADGAEARAAFVENLRYGCARAAAHGLALLIEPINSHDVPGYFLTTLDQAADIIAEVGADNIKLMFDCYHVARMGDDVIAGLAQHAPLIGHVQFAGVPARGRPDVGDLDYRSVFAHLDQAGYSAPLGAEYRPEGTTEASLGWLDLFQD, encoded by the coding sequence ATGGCGAAATTTTCTGCAAATCTGGGATTTCTTTGGGCTGACCTGCCCTTGCCTGCAGCGATCCGCGCCGCCCATGCGGCCGGGTTTGACGCGGTGGAATGCCACTTTCCCTATGATGTGGACCCAGATGAGGTGCGTGCTGCCCTGCAGGACACCGGGCTGCCAATGATGGGCCTGAACACAGCACCGGGTGATCTGGATGCAGGCGAATTTGGCCTGGCCGCCTTGCCCCACAGACAGGCCGCAGCCCGCGCCGCAATTGATCAGGCGATCGGTTATGCCGTCGCCACCAACATAGCCAATATTCACGTGATGGCAGGCAAGGCCGACGGGGCAGAAGCCCGTGCAGCATTTGTGGAAAACCTACGCTATGGCTGCGCGCGTGCCGCGGCGCATGGTCTGGCCCTGCTGATTGAGCCGATCAACAGCCATGACGTGCCGGGTTACTTCCTGACCACGCTCGACCAAGCGGCTGACATCATTGCTGAGGTGGGAGCAGACAATATAAAACTGATGTTTGATTGCTACCACGTGGCCCGCATGGGGGACGATGTGATCGCCGGATTGGCGCAACATGCGCCTTTGATCGGGCACGTACAGTTCGCCGGTGTGCCAGCCCGGGGCCGCCCGGATGTTGGGGATTTGGACTATCGCAGCGTCTTTGCGCATTTGGATCAGGCCGGATACAGCGCGCCCCTTGGGGCAGAGTATCGGCCCGAGGGCACGACCGAGGCCTCACTGGGCTGGCTGGACCTGTTTCAGGATTGA
- the thiC gene encoding phosphomethylpyrimidine synthase ThiC gives MSTEPKTTDAPTPQISTGGLPASSKIYVHGQIHDVQVPMRQIHVGGGEAPQVVYDSSGPYTDPAAEIDIRKGLEDKRGAWLAERGDVEAYEGRAVTAADNGFAKGDKLVPEFPAIRPPLRAKGDKAVTQLAYARAGIVTPEMEFVAIRENNGRIEAWEKARDGHDFGAAIPDLVTPEFVRQEIAEGRAIIPANINHRELEPMIIGRNFLVKINANIGNSAVTSSMEEEVEKMVWAIRWGGDTVMDLSTGRNIHNIREWIIRNAPVPIGTVPLYQALEKVNGIAEDLTWEVFRDTLIEQAEQGVDYFTIHAGVRLHMVPMTAKRVTGIVSRGGSMMAKWCLHHHKESFLYEHFDEICDICRKYDVSFSLGDGLRPGSIADANDEAQFAELETLGELTKIAWAKDCQVMIEGPGHVAMHKIKANMDKQLEHCHEAPFYTLGPLTTDIAPGYDHITSAIGAAMIGWYGCAMLCYVTPKEHLGLPDRDDVKTGVITYKLAAHAADLAKGHPGAQERDDAVSRARFEFRWEDQFNLSLDPDTARDFHDETMPKEAHKVAHFCSMCGPKFCSMRISHDIRAEAEKADGFAKMAAKFQEGGELYVPATKVEAAE, from the coding sequence ATGAGCACTGAACCGAAGACCACGGACGCTCCGACCCCGCAGATTTCCACCGGTGGACTGCCTGCTTCATCCAAGATTTACGTCCACGGCCAGATCCATGACGTGCAGGTGCCGATGCGCCAGATCCACGTCGGCGGTGGTGAGGCCCCGCAGGTGGTCTATGACAGCTCCGGCCCCTACACCGATCCGGCGGCCGAGATCGACATTCGCAAAGGTCTGGAAGACAAACGCGGCGCCTGGCTGGCTGAACGCGGTGACGTCGAAGCCTATGAAGGCCGCGCGGTCACCGCAGCCGACAACGGCTTTGCCAAGGGCGACAAGCTGGTGCCTGAGTTCCCCGCGATCCGCCCGCCGCTGCGCGCCAAAGGCGACAAGGCCGTGACCCAGCTGGCCTATGCCCGAGCCGGGATCGTCACGCCTGAGATGGAATTTGTGGCTATCCGCGAAAACAACGGCCGGATCGAAGCCTGGGAAAAGGCGCGTGACGGGCATGACTTTGGCGCCGCCATTCCCGATCTGGTGACGCCCGAGTTTGTCCGTCAGGAAATCGCCGAAGGCCGTGCAATCATCCCCGCCAACATCAACCACCGTGAGCTGGAGCCGATGATCATCGGCCGCAACTTCCTGGTCAAGATCAACGCCAATATCGGCAACTCCGCCGTTACCTCCTCGATGGAGGAAGAGGTGGAGAAAATGGTCTGGGCGATCCGCTGGGGCGGCGACACGGTGATGGACCTGTCGACCGGCCGCAACATCCACAACATCCGTGAATGGATCATCCGCAACGCACCGGTGCCGATCGGCACGGTGCCGCTCTATCAGGCGCTGGAAAAGGTGAACGGCATCGCCGAAGACCTGACCTGGGAAGTGTTCCGCGACACGCTGATCGAACAGGCCGAACAGGGCGTCGATTATTTCACCATCCACGCCGGTGTACGTCTGCATATGGTGCCGATGACCGCGAAACGGGTGACAGGCATTGTGTCGCGCGGCGGTTCGATGATGGCCAAGTGGTGCCTGCATCACCACAAGGAAAGCTTCCTTTACGAGCATTTTGACGAGATCTGCGACATCTGCCGCAAGTATGATGTCTCCTTTTCGCTGGGGGATGGTCTGCGTCCCGGCTCCATCGCGGACGCCAATGATGAGGCGCAGTTTGCCGAGTTGGAGACGCTGGGTGAACTGACCAAAATCGCCTGGGCCAAAGACTGTCAGGTGATGATCGAAGGGCCGGGCCATGTCGCGATGCACAAGATCAAGGCCAATATGGACAAGCAGCTGGAACATTGCCATGAGGCGCCGTTCTACACGCTTGGGCCGCTGACCACCGACATTGCGCCGGGCTATGACCACATCACCAGCGCCATTGGCGCGGCCATGATCGGTTGGTACGGTTGCGCGATGCTGTGCTACGTGACGCCAAAGGAACACCTTGGCCTGCCGGACCGTGACGACGTGAAAACCGGCGTGATAACCTACAAACTGGCCGCCCATGCCGCCGATCTGGCCAAGGGCCACCCCGGGGCGCAGGAGCGTGACGATGCGGTCAGCCGCGCTCGGTTTGAGTTCCGCTGGGAGGATCAGTTCAACCTCTCACTGGATCCCGATACGGCGCGTGACTTCCACGATGAAACCATGCCGAAAGAGGCGCATAAGGTGGCGCATTTCTGTTCCATGTGTGGGCCCAAGTTCTGCTCCATGCGGATCAGCCATGACATCCGCGCCGAGGCCGAAAAGGCCGATGGTTTTGCCAAAATGGCAGCGAAGTTCCAGGAAGGGGGCGAGCTGTATGTGCCTGCCACCAAGGTGGAAGCGGCGGAATGA
- a CDS encoding FAD-dependent oxidoreductase, with amino-acid sequence MICTVLGAGVAGLCAATALAERGADVRVIDPRAVTAASALAGGMLAPFCEGESAPDLVVRAGQDAAAWWEARIGPLTRRGTLVLAPARDQAELHRFARATRAHEWVVPATLELALENRFARGLYYASEAHMDPRRALSILRQRAEGLGVRFAERGSPEGQIIDCRGWAARDLLPDLRAVRGEMLLVEAPDVPLSRTLRLLHPRFPCYIVPRGLGRYMIGATMVESEDSGAITARAAMELLSAAYTVHPGFAEARILEASAGLRPAFPDNIPAIRQTGGRIHMNGMYRHGFLMAPVLAEQLANDLMGGLQNAG; translated from the coding sequence ATGATCTGCACGGTTTTGGGGGCCGGTGTGGCGGGGCTTTGCGCCGCCACCGCCCTTGCAGAACGTGGCGCCGATGTCCGGGTGATCGATCCACGGGCGGTCACTGCGGCCTCGGCGCTGGCGGGGGGGATGCTGGCCCCTTTCTGCGAAGGCGAAAGCGCCCCGGATCTGGTGGTGCGCGCCGGTCAAGACGCCGCCGCATGGTGGGAGGCTCGGATCGGGCCGCTGACCCGCCGGGGAACCTTGGTTCTGGCACCCGCGCGGGATCAGGCGGAACTGCACCGGTTTGCCCGGGCCACCCGCGCTCATGAATGGGTGGTGCCCGCCACATTGGAACTGGCACTGGAAAACCGTTTTGCCCGCGGGCTTTACTACGCGTCTGAGGCCCATATGGACCCGCGTCGCGCCCTCAGCATACTTCGTCAGCGGGCCGAGGGGCTGGGAGTGCGTTTCGCGGAACGTGGCAGCCCGGAAGGCCAGATCATCGACTGCCGGGGCTGGGCTGCACGGGATCTGCTGCCCGATCTCAGGGCGGTGCGCGGTGAAATGCTGCTGGTTGAGGCGCCCGATGTGCCTCTCAGCCGGACCCTGCGCCTGCTGCATCCGCGGTTCCCCTGTTACATCGTGCCGCGCGGGCTGGGCCGCTACATGATCGGTGCCACAATGGTCGAAAGCGAAGACAGTGGCGCCATCACCGCACGCGCCGCAATGGAACTGCTGTCCGCCGCCTACACTGTGCATCCGGGCTTTGCCGAAGCGCGCATTCTTGAGGCCAGCGCCGGTCTGCGCCCGGCCTTCCCCGACAACATCCCTGCGATCCGCCAGACCGGCGGGCGCATTCACATGAACGGTATGTATCGCCACGGGTTCCTGATGGCACCCGTTCTGGCCGAGCAATTGGCCAATGACCTGATGGGAGGGCTGCAAAATGCGGGTTGA
- the thiS gene encoding sulfur carrier protein ThiS has translation MRVEVNGKGLTAQVETLADLLTEQRFEVAAVATAVNGQFVPRGARADHPLNDGDRIEVLAPMQGG, from the coding sequence ATGCGGGTTGAGGTGAACGGCAAAGGCCTGACAGCTCAGGTAGAAACACTGGCGGATCTGTTGACCGAACAGAGGTTTGAGGTGGCGGCCGTCGCCACGGCGGTGAACGGTCAGTTTGTGCCGCGGGGGGCTCGTGCGGATCATCCGCTCAATGACGGTGATCGGATTGAAGTCCTTGCGCCGATGCAGGGGGGCTAG
- a CDS encoding thiazole synthase has translation MFYGVDLKSRLMLGTAQYPSPAVLQQAIAASGAEVITVSLRREGRGGADFRQLIAETGCRILPNTAGCHTAAEAITTAQMAREVFGTGWIKLEVIGHADTLQPDPFALVEAARALCADGFQVFPYTTEDLILGEKLVEAGCQVLMPWGAPIGSGQGLRNLEGLRSMRAHFPDIPLVVDAGIGAPSQAAQAMELGYDAVLLNTAVAKALDPVGMAAAFGQAVAAGQMAAQAGLMPKRDMAVASTPIFGLAQL, from the coding sequence ATGTTTTATGGCGTAGACCTGAAAAGCCGGCTGATGCTGGGCACGGCGCAATATCCCTCCCCTGCGGTGTTACAGCAGGCGATTGCCGCCTCAGGGGCTGAGGTGATCACCGTTTCACTGCGCCGCGAAGGGCGCGGTGGCGCGGATTTCCGTCAGCTGATCGCGGAAACCGGCTGTCGCATTCTGCCCAACACTGCGGGCTGTCACACAGCCGCCGAAGCGATCACCACCGCCCAGATGGCACGCGAGGTATTTGGCACCGGTTGGATCAAGCTGGAGGTGATCGGCCATGCCGACACCCTGCAACCCGATCCCTTTGCACTGGTGGAGGCCGCGCGCGCGCTGTGTGCCGATGGGTTTCAGGTGTTCCCCTACACGACGGAGGATCTGATCCTTGGCGAAAAACTGGTGGAGGCCGGCTGTCAGGTGCTGATGCCCTGGGGCGCGCCCATCGGATCCGGGCAGGGCCTGCGCAATCTGGAAGGGCTGCGCAGCATGCGGGCGCATTTTCCGGATATTCCCTTGGTTGTGGATGCCGGTATCGGCGCGCCGTCACAGGCCGCACAGGCGATGGAACTGGGCTATGACGCGGTGCTTTTGAACACGGCCGTGGCCAAGGCGTTGGATCCGGTTGGCATGGCGGCGGCCTTTGGTCAGGCGGTGGCGGCCGGACAGATGGCGGCGCAGGCCGGGTTGATGCCCAAACGCGATATGGCAGTGGCCTCCACCCCGATTTTTGGCCTCGCACAGCTTTGA
- a CDS encoding thiamine phosphate synthase, producing the protein MDRFYLIVGHVAELELLVPQGVKLVQLRLKDQPEAELRRQIARARDLCAVHGAQLVVNDHWQLAMELNCTFVHLGQEDLDTADIEALRQKGVRFGLSTHDEAELDRALSHDPAYVALGPVYETKLKKMPWAPQGLEKLKRWKARVGDLPLVAIGGLTPERLPGVFEAGADSAAVVTDILLAEDPEARTRQWLEATR; encoded by the coding sequence TTGGATCGGTTTTATTTGATCGTGGGCCATGTGGCCGAATTGGAACTGCTGGTGCCGCAGGGGGTTAAGCTGGTGCAGCTGCGCCTGAAGGACCAGCCCGAGGCCGAATTGCGCCGTCAGATCGCCCGGGCGCGGGATCTCTGCGCGGTGCATGGGGCCCAGCTGGTGGTGAATGATCACTGGCAATTGGCGATGGAGTTGAACTGCACCTTTGTGCATCTGGGGCAGGAGGATCTGGACACCGCCGATATCGAGGCGCTGCGCCAGAAGGGTGTGCGCTTTGGCCTCTCAACCCATGATGAGGCCGAGTTGGATCGCGCGCTCAGCCATGATCCGGCCTATGTGGCCCTGGGGCCGGTGTATGAAACCAAGCTCAAGAAAATGCCCTGGGCACCGCAGGGTTTGGAGAAGCTAAAGCGCTGGAAGGCGCGGGTTGGCGACCTGCCTCTGGTGGCCATCGGCGGGCTGACACCTGAACGGCTGCCCGGCGTCTTTGAGGCAGGGGCAGACAGTGCAGCGGTTGTCACCGATATTTTGCTGGCTGAAGATCCCGAGGCCCGCACCCGCCAGTGGCTGGAGGCCACGCGATGA
- a CDS encoding HesA/MoeB/ThiF family protein, with translation MNRYARQEQLAEVGPAGQRRLRAARVLVVGCGGLGATAIPALAGAGVGHLHLMDPDRVEESNLHRQTLFRQSDIGRSKAVLAAQMAMALNPEVSASTQMARLDAASVIGALKGIDLVVDAADSFAATYVLSDACRDLAVPLISASVLGRSGYVGGFCGGAPSYRAVFPDLPTDCQTCAEAGVLGPVVATLGALQAQMVLSCLLGLAPSPLGQMMQVDLANWRVSSFRFDGAEEVAGHGFVATSQVLPQDRVIELRPAEEATLALPQATRVPARDLSNLPKVAGRTVLACRSGLRAWAAADQLAAAGHRDLVLLAAGDG, from the coding sequence ATGAACCGCTACGCCCGGCAGGAACAACTGGCTGAGGTCGGCCCGGCCGGGCAGCGCCGCCTGCGGGCGGCACGGGTTTTGGTTGTGGGCTGCGGCGGCCTCGGCGCCACGGCAATTCCAGCCTTGGCGGGCGCCGGTGTGGGCCATTTGCACCTGATGGATCCCGACCGGGTTGAGGAAAGCAATCTGCACCGCCAGACCCTGTTTCGTCAGTCTGATATCGGCCGCAGCAAGGCCGTTCTGGCAGCGCAGATGGCGATGGCTCTGAACCCTGAGGTTTCTGCCTCCACCCAGATGGCTCGATTGGATGCGGCATCTGTGATTGGCGCGCTAAAGGGCATCGATCTGGTGGTGGACGCGGCAGACAGCTTTGCAGCCACCTATGTTCTGTCTGATGCCTGCCGCGATCTGGCTGTGCCGCTGATTTCAGCTTCAGTGCTGGGGCGCAGCGGTTATGTCGGCGGATTTTGTGGCGGCGCGCCGTCGTATCGCGCGGTGTTTCCCGATCTGCCCACCGATTGCCAGACCTGCGCCGAGGCCGGCGTTCTGGGCCCGGTGGTTGCCACCCTGGGCGCGCTGCAGGCGCAGATGGTTTTGTCCTGTCTTCTGGGATTGGCGCCCAGCCCGCTTGGGCAGATGATGCAGGTGGATCTGGCCAATTGGCGGGTGTCCTCCTTCCGGTTTGATGGCGCGGAGGAGGTTGCAGGGCATGGTTTTGTCGCCACTTCGCAGGTTCTGCCGCAGGATCGGGTGATTGAGTTGCGCCCGGCGGAGGAGGCCACTCTTGCCTTGCCACAGGCCACCCGTGTCCCGGCGAGGGATCTGAGCAATTTGCCCAAGGTCGCCGGTCGCACCGTTCTGGCCTGTCGCAGCGGGCTGCGTGCCTGGGCGGCGGCGGATCAATTGGCGGCAGCAGGGCACCGGGATCTGGTGCTTCTGGCGGCGGGGGACGGCTGA
- a CDS encoding hydroxymethylpyrimidine/phosphomethylpyrimidine kinase: MAVLMIGGMDSSGGAGLLRDCATAAAFNIAARVAVSAVTAQTDSAVLRADICAADLVQAQIRAAFLQGPVAAVKIGMLGNAVVVRAVAEALRTDLPKGVPVVLDPVIASSSGKALLDAAGLAVLTELLPQVDLVTPNLPELARLGEGLGADDPVAALLQAGAGAVLVKGGHDIGAEAVDRLVMADQVTTFTAPRLPGTRRGTGCTLAAAIACGLALVQPLPEAVKQAKAHVTAYLQAA, encoded by the coding sequence ATGGCTGTTTTGATGATCGGTGGTATGGACAGCTCCGGCGGGGCCGGTCTGTTGCGCGATTGTGCCACGGCAGCAGCTTTCAACATCGCTGCACGGGTGGCGGTCTCTGCGGTGACGGCACAGACCGACAGCGCGGTTTTGCGTGCGGACATCTGTGCGGCAGACCTGGTGCAAGCGCAGATCCGGGCTGCGTTCCTGCAGGGGCCTGTGGCCGCGGTGAAAATCGGCATGCTGGGCAATGCCGTGGTGGTGCGGGCCGTCGCTGAGGCGCTGCGAACTGATCTGCCCAAAGGGGTGCCGGTGGTGCTGGATCCGGTGATTGCATCCTCTTCCGGCAAGGCGCTTTTGGATGCGGCGGGGCTTGCGGTGCTGACCGAACTGTTGCCGCAGGTCGATCTGGTGACGCCGAACTTGCCCGAACTGGCCCGTCTGGGGGAGGGTCTGGGCGCCGATGATCCGGTTGCGGCCCTGTTACAGGCCGGTGCGGGTGCGGTGCTGGTCAAAGGCGGGCATGACATCGGGGCTGAGGCCGTGGACCGTTTGGTCATGGCGGATCAGGTCACGACCTTCACAGCCCCGCGCCTACCCGGCACCCGCCGTGGCACCGGCTGCACCCTGGCGGCGGCCATTGCCTGTGGGCTGGCCTTGGTGCAGCCCCTGCCTGAGGCCGTGAAACAGGCCAAGGCCCATGTGACTGCCTATTTGCAGGCGGCTTGA